One Setaria italica strain Yugu1 chromosome II, Setaria_italica_v2.0, whole genome shotgun sequence DNA segment encodes these proteins:
- the LOC101770217 gene encoding hydroxyproline O-galactosyltransferase GALT5: MVSQFMVELVGTKAVDGEAPPRILHFNPRIRGDYSRRPVIEMNSCYRMQWGQSQRCEGFASRPAEDTVDGQLKCEKWIRDDDNKSEESKMKWWVKRLIGRPKDVHISWPYPFAEGKLFVMTLTAGLEGYHVNVDGRHVASFPYRTGYSLEDATALSLNGDIDIESIFASSLPNSHPSFAPERYLEMSEQWRAPPLPTEPVELFIGILSAASHFAERMAVRKSWMMYTRKSSNVVARFFVALNGKKEVNAELKKEAEFFRDIVIVPFVDSYDLVVLKTVAIAEYGVRVVPAKYVMKCDDDTFVRIDSVLDQVKKARSDRSVYVGSINYFHRPLRSGKWAVTYEEWPEEVYPNYANGPGYVISSDIARYIVSEFDNQTLRLFKMEDVSMGMWVEKFNNTRRPVEIRHDVRFYQSGCYNGYFTAHYQSPQHMICLWRKLQSGSAQCCNVR, translated from the exons ATGGTGTCCCAGTTCATGGTCGAGCTCGTCGGCACCAAGGCTGTCGATGGGGAGGCGCCGCCGAGGATCCTCCACTTCAACCCCAGGATCCGCGGGGACTACAGCCGGAGGCCCGTCATCGAGATGAACAGCTGCTACCGGATGCAGTGGGGCCAGTCGCAGCGCTGCGAAGGATTCGCCTCCCGCCCCGCCGAGGACACCG TTGATGGGCAACTCAAGTGTGAGAAATGGATTCGCGACGACGACAACAAGTCGGAGGAGTCAAAGATGAAGTGGTGGGTGAAACGTTTGATTGGCAGGCCAAAGGATGTCCACATCAGTTGGCCATACCCATTCGCAGAAGGCAAGCTATTTGTTATGACTCTAACAGCTGGTTTGGAAGGTTACCATGTCAATGTTGATGGGCGGCATGTTGCTTCATTTCCATACCGCACC GGTTACTCCCTTGAGGATGCAACTGCATTGTCCCTAAATGGAGACATTGATATTGAGTCAATTTTTGCTAGTTCTCTACCCAATTCGCACCCTAGTTTCGCACCGGAGAGATACCTTGAGATGTCTGAGCAGTGGAGGGCCCCACCACTGCCAACTGAACCTGTTGAGCTCTTCATTGGCATTCTTTCAGCAGCCAGCCATTTTGCTGAGCGTATGGCTGTAAGGAAGTCATGGATGATGTATACAAGGAAATCATCCAATGTTGTAGCTCGGTTCTTTGTGGCTCTG AATGGAAAAAAGGAGGTCAATGCAGAGCTGAAGAAGGAGGCGGAGTTCTTCCGTGACATTGTTATAGTGCCTTTCGTTGATAGCTATGACCTTGTTGTTTTGAAGACTGTTGCGATTGCTGAGTATGGG GTGCGTGTCGTCCCTGCAAAGTATGTCATGAAATGTGATGACGATACATTCGTCAGAATCGATTCAGTTCTGGATCAAGTGAAGAAAGCTCGAAGTGATAGAAGTGTGTATGTAGGTAGTATCAACTACTTCCATCGACCGTTGAGGTCTGGCAAGTGGGCCGTCACTTACGAG GAATGGCCGGAAGAAGTATATCCGAATTATGCTAATGGACCTGGCTACGTGATTTCATCAGATATTGCACGATACATTGTATCTGAATTTGACAATCAGACGCTTCGG CTGTTCAAGATGGAGGATGTGAGCATGGGCATGTGGGTGGAGAAGTTCAACAACACGCGGCGGCCGGTGGAGATCAGGCACGACGTCCGGTTCTACCAGTCAGGCTGCTACAACGGCTACTTCACGGCGCACTACCAGTCCCCGCAGCACATGATCTGCCTGTGGAGGAAGCTGCAGTCCGGGAGCGCCCAGTGCTGCAACGTGAGATGA
- the LOC101770611 gene encoding probable WRKY transcription factor 2 isoform X2 has protein sequence MVAISPRKLVSLLQNLQTWTCPARHGRKLDDLVTSTIITVVATSTIDIGAAASRAFQEPRVVVQTTSEVDILNDGYRWRKYGQKVIKGNPNPRSYYKCTHPGCSVRKHDLKSVITTYEEKHNHEVPAARIHSPPLFT, from the exons ATGGTGGCCATCAG CCCAAGGAAGCTGGTGAGCTTGCTGCAGAATCTACAGACATGGACATGCCCTGCAAGGCACGGCAG GAAGCTGGATGATTTAGTAACTTCTACTATTATTACTGTTGTTGCCACCAGTACCATTGACATAGGAGCTGCAGCCTCGAGAGCTTTTCAGGAGCCTAGGGTGGTTGTTCAGACCACAAGTGAGGTCGACATCCTTAACGATGGGTATCGGTGGCGCAAGTATGGTCAGAAGGTCATTAAAGGCAATCCAAATCCAAG GAGTTACTACAAATGTACACACCCTGGCTGTTCAGTCCGCAAGCATGATCTGAAGTCAGTCATCACAACTTATGAGGAAAAGCACAACCATGAAGTTCCGGCAGCCAGAATACACTCACCACCTTTGTTCACTTGA
- the LOC101770611 gene encoding probable WRKY transcription factor 2 isoform X1: MDMPCKARQVKLFCTISIECEGDEDETESKRRKLDDLVTSTIITVVATSTIDIGAAASRAFQEPRVVVQTTSEVDILNDGYRWRKYGQKVIKGNPNPRSYYKCTHPGCSVRKHDLKSVITTYEEKHNHEVPAARIHSPPLFT, from the exons ATGGACATGCCCTGCAAGGCACGGCAGGTCAAGCTTTTCTGCACCATTTCTATAGAATGTGAGGGTGATGAGGATGAGACTGAATCTAAAAGAAG GAAGCTGGATGATTTAGTAACTTCTACTATTATTACTGTTGTTGCCACCAGTACCATTGACATAGGAGCTGCAGCCTCGAGAGCTTTTCAGGAGCCTAGGGTGGTTGTTCAGACCACAAGTGAGGTCGACATCCTTAACGATGGGTATCGGTGGCGCAAGTATGGTCAGAAGGTCATTAAAGGCAATCCAAATCCAAG GAGTTACTACAAATGTACACACCCTGGCTGTTCAGTCCGCAAGCATGATCTGAAGTCAGTCATCACAACTTATGAGGAAAAGCACAACCATGAAGTTCCGGCAGCCAGAATACACTCACCACCTTTGTTCACTTGA
- the LOC101771278 gene encoding ras-related protein RABE1d — MAAAPSRSRGDYDHLIKLLLIGDSGVGKSCLLLRFSDDTFTTSFITTIGIDFKVRTVELDGKRVKLQIWDTAGQERFRTITTAYYRGAMGILLVYDVTDESSFNNIRNWIRNIEQHASDNVNKILVGNKVDMDAKRVVSTAQGQKLADEYGIKFFETSAKTNQNVEQVFLTIARDIKQRLTETVAAASEPPTIQISRPDPDQPNPASRWSSCCNT, encoded by the exons atggcggcggcgccgtcgaggtCCCGGGGCGACTACGACCACCTAATCAAGCTCCTGCTCATCGGCGACAGCG GAGTTGGGAAGAGTTGCTTGCTCCTTCGGTTCTCTGATGACACATTTACAACAAGTTTTATCACCACCATTGG CATTGATTTCAAGGTTAGGACAGTTGAGCTTGATGGAAAGCGTGTAAAATTACAAATCTGGGATACTGCAGGTCAAGAACGCTTCCGAACAATTACCACTG CTTACTATAGAGGAGCTATGGGCATTCTGCTTGTGTATGATGTGACAGACGAATCGTCCTTCAATA ACATTAGAAATTGGATTCGCAACATAGAGCAGCATGCATCGGACAACGTCAACAAGATCTTGGTGGGCAACAAGGTTGATATGGATGCAAAACGG GTAGTGTCCACAGCTCAAGGTCAGAAGCTAGCAGATGAATATGGTATCAAATTCTTTGAGAcg AGTGCAAAAACAAATCAAAATGTGGAGCAGGTCTTCCTTACCATCGCAAGGGACATAAAGCAGCGGTTGACTGAGACCGTTGCTGCTGCATCTGAG CCCCCAACTATTCAGATCAGTAGGCCAGATCCCGACCAGCCCAACCCTGCCTCGCGGTGGTCATCCTGCTGTAACACCTGA